A region of Brassica napus cultivar Da-Ae unplaced genomic scaffold, Da-Ae ScsIHWf_1054;HRSCAF=1482, whole genome shotgun sequence DNA encodes the following proteins:
- the LOC125595403 gene encoding transcription factor DYT1-like: MPFNHKQEKKHFCVKIIGEEGKIMGGGNKFQEPVKINRRRQVRKEKEEDEVNESFKSPNLEAERRRREKLHGRLMALRSHVPTVTNMTKASIVEDAITYIGELQKIVENLTEKLHEMEETPLEIYEQQTVHTIKPEVEAIDLKMEMKKTGIEENVQFCKIGKRKFWLKITTEKRPGIFTKFMEVMCLLGFEIIDITLATSNGAIIISSSVQILQGLCDGDSVDPQQTKDFLLEVMRSNP, from the exons CCTTTTAACcataaacaagaaaagaaacacTTCTGTGTGAAAATTATCGGAGAAGAAGGAAAAATAATGGGCGGAGGAAACAAATTTCAAGAACCAGTCAAGATTAACCGTAGGAGACAAGTAaggaaagagaaggaagaagatgaagtcaATGAAAGCTTCAAATCGCCAAATCTTGAAGCTGAGAGACGTAGAAGAGAGAAGCTACATGGTCGGCTTATGGCTCTGCGATCTCATGTTCCAACTGTCACAAAC ATGACTAAAGCGAGTATTGTTGAAGATGCGATTACTTACATAGGAGAGCTTCAGAAGATTGTTGAGAATCTTACAGAGAAGCTTCATGAAATGGAAGAAACTCCTCTTGAGATTTATGAACAACAAACGGTTCATACTATAAAACCTGAGGTTGAAGCTATTGATTTGAAAATGGAGATGAAGAAAACGGGAATCgag GAGAATGTGCAGTTTTGTAAGATTGGGAAGAGGAAGTTTTGGTTAAAGATCACAACTGAGAAGAGACCTGGGATCTTTACTAAATTCATGGAGGTTATGTGCCTGTTGGGATTTGAGATCATTGACATTACTCTAGCTACTTCAAATGGAGCAATTATTATTAGTTCCTCTGTTCAGATACTTCAGGGACTATGTGATGGTGACTCTGTTGATCCTCAACAGACAAAGGACTTTCTGTTGGAAGTCATGAGAAGCAATCCATGA